A window from Mya arenaria isolate MELC-2E11 chromosome 9, ASM2691426v1 encodes these proteins:
- the LOC128245332 gene encoding uncharacterized protein LOC128245332, with product MALYRELLKEKEAQNWVKAALALNITKDGLQDFLEDVLTCVHQDIYSTVRTSKGLPGGAACAHCFTENVLKCPTRRICTSHENCRFHNGPSKQYVPCSNGICEGVRDEIIQHHMFSGPSWKNTNADKWSTIPWEIGKCFLPPDGYKTVSSIKDSDFNGVISVMMNCKDFQNKLSFNVATQPNLLTEVRDIGRRVRHSHDQRVKDTELVEFLFKLRTLLEDKTELANRPKAQHAVEQLKQLQADDFKISAENEREVLMEGLQLRLANHYRTTLADMPISPILVEMNAKLSKFYVAPKIVEKDHGKIGKIGKGESGQEVAKFSDLFLKNGQLLRNVFLVGEPGQGKSTFSVMCALEWTHQYLPAEENVGIKTSYADPEFFKEFAFLFHVTLRDSGKTCDLAEMIKDQLIRRIYLMEGAFVLLQTVLESEKCLIIADGLDEWTHPENVNCTCKTEEKVIPFRNSGIKATLLTTTRPWRLSQFRVPNSKIDKYLEIEGAADTRQLVENIITILNEGNKDERTPEAFMEMVSGKGLEGLLSAPISITQLVCLWFESKSLINSKCHIYAGVINMLSCRLTYMQRGHNIPEIELPSVLKEHECFTQNPMVYLALAKLAYTTLYSECRDSSVVFSNKTVNALLSREQVEFALTSGLLTERKSNSLIVRSSHFSFFHKTLQEFLAALHLCLNENDYSQLPTKYEQDNKENILGDVSKTFIFICGMKPNLGVQMSSWVNSSITQTSMMNWFGDVKGGKLLQDMIISGYRETRANSYGDIPLYLAHFQISSYQDVVVLKKLMMMNKGRIQSLYIDECNDQINGEELQEVITSSPDSLREVKLVDRDGQYDLSHCHRLEYLQIVGPKTTGVQVDPTNIKTCALELVSLNVEMNIFRLFKNRQWWSKLQSVLINSVTNIQLLVDTLPSLPQLQSLAIWNTDLGELHLLPPVSITDIRLEYVQMTAEALRSLIETTKNIPHTITCDMERCTVKPASEIKDIQEHLESSPSFKAHPSDNTSEGFTCTFIKK from the exons ATGGCCCTTTATAGAGAATTATTAAAGGAGAAGGAAGCCCAGAACTGGGTAAAGGCCGCCCTCGCCCTCAACATCACCAAGGACGGATTACAAGATTTTCTGGAGGACGTACTGACATGCGTTCACCAGGACATCTATAGCACCGTTAGAACATCCAAGGGTCTTCCAGGCGGGGCAGCATGTGCACATTGTTTCACAGAGAACGTGTTAAAGTGCCCTACTCGTAGGATATGCACCAGTCATGAAAACTGTAGATTTCATAACGGTccttcaaaacagtatgttcCTTGTTCAAACGGGATTTGTGAAGGCGTCCGTGATGAAATAATTCAACATCACATGTTTTCGGGACCATCATGGAAGAATACGAATGCCGACAAATGGAGCACCATTCCCTGGGAGATAGGCAAGTGTTTCCTGCCTCCTGATGGCTACAAAACCGTGTCCTCCATCAAAGACAGTGACTTCAACGGAGTGATCAGCGTCATGATGAATTGCAAGGATTTCCAGAACAAGCTGTCGTTTAACGTTGCAACACAGCCAAATTTATTGACAGAG GTTCGGGACATTGGTCGACGCGTACGCCACTCCCATGACCAGAGGGTCAAGGACACGGAACTGGTGGAGTTCTTGTTCAAGCTCCGCACCCTGCTGGAGGATAAGACTGAATTAGCAAACCGACCCAAGGCGcaacacgccgtggaacagcttAAACAG ctGCAAGCGGACGATTTTAAGATCAGTGCTGAGAACGAACGGGAGGTGTTGATGGAAG GACTACAACTACGTTTGGCAAACCATTACCGAACCACTTTGGCCGACATGCCGATATCTCCCATTCTTGTAGAAATGAACGCCAAACTCAGTAAATTCTACGTGGCACCGAAAATTGTGGAGAAAGATCATGGAAAAATCGGCAAAATTGGAAAGGGAGAAAGTGGTCAAGAAGTTGCAAAATTTTCAGATCTTTTCTTAAAAAACGGTCAGTTGCTCAGAAATGTTTTCCTCGTTGGTGAACCTGGCCAGGGAAAATCCACTTTCTCCGTAATGTGTGCCCTGGAATGGACTCACCAGTATTTACCAGCTGAGGAAAACGTTGGTATTAAAACAAGTTATGCCGACCCAGAATTCTTCAaagagtttgcatttttgtttcatgtcaCCCTACGAGATTCAGGTAAAACTTGTGATCTAGCTGAAATGATCAAGGATCAACTTATACGTAGAATCTACCTCATGGAGGGTGCCTTCGTGCTATTACAGACGGTGTTGGAAAgtgaaaaatgtttaatcataGCTGACGGCCTCGACGAATGGACTCATCCGGAAAACGTAAACTGTACCTGCAAAACTGAGGAAAAAGTCATCCCTTTCCGAAATTCGGGCATCAAGGCCACACTCCTCACGACAACGCGTCCCTGGCGACTGTCACAGTTTAGAGTGCCGAATTCAAAGATTgacaaatatcttgaaattgAAGGAGCTGCAGACACAAGGCAACTCGTGGAAAATATCATCACCATTCTTAATGAGGGAAATAAGGATGAACGGACACCAGAGGCTTTCATGGAAATGGTGTCAGGGAAGGGTCTTGAAGGATTATTGTCAGCACCTATCAGTATCACCCAGCTCGTGTGCCTGTGGTTCGAGAGCAAATCGTTAATCAATTCGAAGTGTCACATTTATGCTGGCGTGATAAACATGCTATCATGTAGACTTACTTATATGCAAAGGGGGCATAACATTCCGGAAATTGAACTGCCATCTGTATTAAAGGAACATGAATGCTTCACGCAAAATCCCATGGTTTACCTTGCGCTGGCAAAGTTAGCATACACAACATTGTATTCAGAGTGCAGAGATTCGTCTGTTGTTTTCAGCAACAAAACAGTCAACGCTTTGTTAAGCAGGGAGCAGGTTGAATTTGCATTGACGTCAGGCTTACTCACGGAGAGGAAATCCAACTCATTGATCGTGAGATCATCTCACTTTTcattctttcataaaacacttcaagaGTTTTTAGCGGctcttcatttatgtttaaatgaaaacgacTACAGTCAGCTACCAACCAAGTACGAACAAGataataaggaaaatattttgGGAGATgtttccaaaacatttattttcatatgtggaATGAAGCCCAATCTCGGGGTACAAATGTCTTCATGGGTCAATAGTTCTATAACACAAACATCAATGATGAATTGGTTCGGCGACGTCAAGGGGGGTAAACTACTTCAGGACATGATTATATCCGGGTACCGTGAAACCAGGGCGAACAGCTATGGTGACATACCGCTCTATCTCGCACACTTCCAGATTAGTAGTTACCAGGATGTCGTAGTGTTAAAAaaactgatgatgatgaacaagGGACGTATTCAGTCATTATACATCGATGAATGCAATGATCAAATTAATGGGGAAGAGCTGCAGGAGGTGATCACATCCTCCCCTGACTCCCTCAGAGAAGTGAAACTGGTGGACCGTGATGGGCAGTATGACCTGTCCCACTGTCATAGGCTGGAATATCTGCAAATAGTGGGACCCAAGACAACAGGCGTGCAGGTTGAtccaacaaatattaaaacatgtgccTTGGAGTTAGTATCATTGAATGttgaaatgaacatatttagattatttaaaaacCGTCAATGGTGGAGTAAACTACAAAGTGTTTTGATAAATAGCGTTACGAATATCCAGTTGCTTGTTGATACACTACCAAGTCTCCCCCAGTTACAAAGCCTTGCTATATGGAATACAGATCTAGGTGAGCTCCACCTCCTCCCTCCAGTCTCCATCACCGATATTAGACTTGAGTATGTGCAAATGACAGCGGAGGCGTTGCGGAGTCTGATCGAGACGACGAAGAACATACCACACACCATTACATGCGACATGGAGCGCTGCACGGTGAAACCTGCCAGTGAGATAAAAGACATCCAAGAGCATTTGGAGAGTTCGCCGTCATTCAAGGCTCACCCCTCAGACAATACAAGTGAAGGGTTTACTTGTACATTCATCAAAAAGTGA